A region of the Dyadobacter sp. CECT 9275 genome:
ACCCTGGGGACCGTGATCGAGGCTTTGAAGAACTGGGGCGTCCAGCACCGCGAGCATATCATGGGCACGGAAGTGTAAAGTCTGCCAGCGCTGTCCGTATACAGGGCGCACCCTGCAATCGGGCCGGGTGCGAACGGTGATGGTTAACTGACAGGCAAACTGATCCATTTCACCCGTCTGTTTGGTTAACTGGCCACAGTGGGCGGTCCTGGAATTTGAATTTTTCGGTAAGTTTAGCCATGGATAAGAATGAGCGCCGGATTTGCGGGTACAGTTCCCTGCTGATTGCACTGATGGTAAACGCACCCAAGCTTTTGGCCCTGCGTGAAAACGGGCTTATGGCCCGGTACTGGCAATTTAATCCGTTCGAGCTGCTGTTCCAGTTTGCATTCACCCTGTTTTTTTGCGGTCTGCTTTTCAGTGTCAACCTGCGCAGGAACAGAGGGCTTTCCTTGTACCGTGAAAGTAAACAGCATGTTCGCTACGTGGTTTCCAACTTCCTTGTCTTTTGTGTGTTATTGATCCTCGGAACGGTATTGCAGCGTTTGCTTTTCCCGGATCGCCAGTTACCCCGACTGATCTTCTCGGGGGCATTCTTTCGTCTGGGGCTTAGCGCGTTGTTGACGGGCATCATCATCAAGATCATTCTGCTCATCCGTGATGCGGGCAGCATCGCCGCCGAAAACCAGCAATTGAAGAATGCCTATCTGGCATCGGAGCTGCAACTGCTCAAAGAGCAGATGAATCCGCATCTCCTGTTCAATTCCCTGAGCAGCCTTTCGGCCGTGGTGGGCGAGAATCCGCAGCAGGCACAGAAATACATCCGGGACATGTCGGCTGTGTTTCGGTATGCATTGGCAGGTTCCCACCAGGACCTGGTCACCCTGTCCGACGAACTGACGATGCTCAGGTCTTTTGCAAAACTGATCTCCATGCGCCTGGAGGATGCTTTTGAGCTCAAAATCGACATGGCCGATACGTATCTGCCCATCAAAATCCCGCATTTGTCGTTACAGCCGCTGCTTGAAAATGCGGTCAAGCATAACGCGGCAACCCCCGAAAGGCCGTTACGGGTAACGATCGTGGTACAGGACGATCAACTTATTTTCAGCAACAGCCTTTGGGAAATGCCCACGCCGGAGGCCAGCCATGGTATGGGGCTGGCCAACCTGAACGAACGGTTCAGAATCCTGCTGCACCGTGAGATCGACATCAGCCGTTCCGATACACACTTTATCGTCAAACTCCCTTTAAAGCAATGACAAATATCCGCATCGTGGTCGTGGAAGACGAAGCGGCAACGGCCCGCAGCCTGATCCAGATTTTAAATGAAGCAGATGACCAGGTCGCTGTCGTTAAAGCGCTCAGCTCCGTATCCGGCGCGGTTGCATGGTTCAATGACAACCCGGATGGGTATGACCTGATTTTTATGGATATCCGTCTGGCCGACGGCCTTTCGTTTGCTATTTTCAAGCAGGTGGCCATTTCCAGGCCGGTTATTTTTGTTACCGCCTTCAACGACTACGCCATTACGGCCTTCAAGAACAACGGCATCGACTACATCCTCAAACCCTTTGATCCCGATGAGATCGGCACGGCGCTGGATAAATACAAAACATGGACCGGCAACGCGGAAAAGCCAGGCGCGCCGGTGCTGTCCGAATTGCTGATGCAGCTGGGCAACCTGGGCAAATCCTACAAAAAGTCGTTCCTGGTGCATTACCGCGACAAGCTGATTCCGGTCGAGTCGGCTAAAATCGCGTGGTTTTATACGGCCAACGAGCTGGTCCATCTGCACACCCTGGACGACAAACAATACGTGGTGGACGCGACCATGGAGCAGCTGGAACAACAGCTGGACCCTGCGCTATTTCTCAGGGTGAGCCGCCAGTTTATTATCAATCGACAGGCTGTCGTTGAGGCGGAGTTTTATTTCAACGGGCGCTTGCTGGTGAAAGTAAAGCCGCAGCCCGCCGAGCAGATTGTGATCAGTAAAGCCAGGACCGCCGAGTTTAAAAAGTGGATGAACAGCTAGGTCAATTCACCCCCCGGTTTCTCCATTTCACCGGATTTGCAAGCCTTTGAGACTTTCGTTTGGGTCAATTTTGTACCAGTCCACCGGGCAGGTGCGCATAATGTGAAACATCCACACAATAAACAAACCCAATATGAAAATGAACAACACACTGAGGGCGATGGCATTAAGCCTTTCATTGACGCTGGCGGGCCCGCTGGTCATGGCGCAAAATGCTTCCGGTCTGCGCGACAGGACGCCGCAGGAAAGGGCGAAGTTGCAGACGGAAATGATGAAAAGTAAGCTGGGACTGGATTCGGTGCAGGTGAAGCAAGTGGAAGCCGTCAACCTGAAATATGCATTGAAAAATGAACCGGTCATGAAAAGCAGCGACGGCAGGTTGTCTAAATTCAGGCAGCTCAAGTCGTTCCAAAACCAGAAGGAAGCAGAGCTCAAAAAGATTTTCACCCCTGCCCAATTCAAACAATACGAGGCTTTGCAGGATGAAATGAAATCACAGCTGAAAGAAAGAAGGAAAAACCAGTAAACGGATCCCGGACATCAGGGTTTAATGCTTCAATCCAAACAAAAAAATGAAAACGATAACATTCGGGGTATGCCTGCTGGTGCTGATCCTTTCAGGCTGTTCAAAAAGTACGGATACCCCATCCACCGAGCCGGTCGATGATGATCTGGCAGGGCCGATTTCCCGCCCGGCTTCCGGGTACGGTGCCGACGGCAGCTATGCGGTATCGGAGATCGACTTTCCCAATACCGAATATCCGGGCACCAAAGTGACCATATTCTATCCGTCGGGTGCCACTTCCCCCAAACCGACCATCTTCTATTCGCACCCCTATGGCGGTGAGAGCAAGGAGTACAACCGGGGCCTGTTTGAGTTCATTACCAAAAAAGGTTATGTGGTCGTGTTTGTGCCCTACCCAACGAATGACATCAGCATCGACCACCGTTACCTGACTTTATGGACAGGGTTTACAAAGGCGGCGGCTGATTACCCCGGTATCATCGACACCCGAAAAGTGGGCTTTATGGGACACTCATTCGGCGGCGGCGCGTCCATTGGCCTGGCATACAGGGCTTTCACCGAAAAGGACTGGGGAGCCGACGGACGCTTCCTGTTCACGATGGCCCCCTGGTACAGTTACCTGGAAAATTCGGTGAAACTGACCACCCCAATTCGGTTTAAACTGACCACCTGTTCCGGGCGAAATTGACCACCCCATTTCGGATCAAACTGACCACCTGATTCCGGAGTAAACTGACCACCTGAGAGATTAGAAAATGCTGTAGAATCAACCATATTTTTGGCACGAACCAATCGTGTAAAAGGTATGGCCAATTCGACAATCAGCATGAGCAAAATAAGACAGATTTTACGGATGTACAGCCAGGGCCGCAGCAAGCTCTGGATAGCGGAACAGACAGGTGTTTCCCGCAATACCGCTAAGAAGTACATGACCACTTTTGATGCGAGCGGACTTACCTTTGAACAGATCAACAGCCTGAATGATAAAGAGCTGGATGACTTTTTCGGAACGGTTAAACAGCAGCCACCGCAAGACAGATTGTTGAATCTGCAACGTTGTTTTCCGCAAATAGACAAAGAATTAAAACGGACAGGTGTTACCCGTCATATGCTTTGGGAAGCCTATAAAAAGGAATTTCCGGAAGGATTTGCTTATACCCAGTTTTGCTTTCATCTGACCAAATGGAAGGCCCGCGTTAACCCTGTGATGCATCAGGACCATAAGGCCGGCGATAAGCTGTACATCGATTTTGCAGGTGTTAAATTAAGTATTGTAGATAAAGAGACTGGTGAATTAACTGAGGTTGAAGTGTTTGTGGCTATCCTGGGAGCGAGTCAACTCACTTACGTGGAAGCAGTCAGTAGCCAGCAAAAAGAAGATCTGATCGCAGCTTGCGAGAATGCACTTCATTATATCGGTGGTGTGCCGGCAGCAATTGTTCCGGATAACCTTAAAGCTGCTGTTATAAAAAGCAATAAATACGAACCTACGCTGAACGAGGCCTTTGCCGATTTTGCTGATCATTATGGGACTACGATATTACCTGCACGCGCTTACCGGCCAAGAGATAAGGCGTTGGTGGAAGGTGCTGTCAAAATCGTTTACAGCCGTATTTATGCGCCTTTAAGAAAGCAGGTTTACAACTCACTGACAGAGTTAAACGCAGCTATATTGATTGCTCTCGAGGCTCATAATAACCAACTGCTTCGGGGCCGTAATTACAGTCGCAGACTCCAGTTTGAAGAAATTGAGCGCAGTGCTCTGGCCCCGCTTCCGATCCTGCATTATGAGTTCAAAAAACAGCTACATGCCACTGTAATGAAGAACGGACATGTCTGCCTGAGCGTTGACAAGCACTATTATAGTGTCCCATACCGGTTTATCGGCAAGAAAGTCAAGTTGTTGTATTCCAATTCTGTGGTTGAAGCATATTATCATTACGAACGTATCGCCCTTCATAAAAGGCTTAAAAGTCCCTATAATTATTCTACCGATAAAGAACATCTGGCCAGTACACACCGCTTCGTAACAGACTGGACACCAGATCGATTCTTGGAGTGGGCTTCCTCGATCCATGAAGATGTCAGGTTGTATATTCTTAAAATCCTGGATCGCAAACAGCATCCCGAACAGGCCTACCGCTCCTGTATTGGTATCCTCTCTTTTGCGAAGAAAGCTGGTGAACAACGCCTGATCAGCGCGTGCCAAAGGGCTTTAAGCTATGGTATCTACAACTATAAAACAATCCAGACTATACTGGAAAAAAATATGGATCAATATGAAGACAGCCTGTTTGCAGACGAATTACCCATGCCCAAACACGATAATATCAGAGGCGAAGACTATTATCAATAATCCTTTAAACAATTAATAAAAATGAACACAAACACTTTGGAAAAGTTACGCAAGCTAAAATTTTACGGCATGTTCCATGCCTTTAAAAGTAGCCTGGAAAGTGGAAAGACTAATGATTACACGGCGGATGAGCTTTTAGCTCATCTAGTTGACGCTGAATGGGATGACAGAAATAACCGTCGGGTCGAACGCCAGATCTTGTACGCACGGTTCCGCTATAAGGCCATGGTCGAAAATATCCACTATCATGCTGATAGAAGTATTGACCGTAATCAGATCATGCGCCTAGCAGAATGCTCCTTTATTGGCCGAAATGAAAACCTACTGATCACAGGCAGTACCGGAATCGGTAAAAGCTATGTAGCATCTGCGATTGGTCATCAGGCATGTATACTTGGCTACCGCGTAATGTATGCCAGTACTCCCAAATTGTTTGCCAAACTCAAAATGGCCAAGGCGGATGGATCCTATATCAAAGAAATTACAAAAATAGAACGGCAACAACTTCTTATCCTGGACGACTTTGGTATCCAGCCGTTCGATGCCCAGAGCCGGGCAGCACTGATGGAAATCATAGAAGACAGGCACGGAAAAACATCCCTGATAATTACTTCTCAGTTGCCTGTTAGCAAATGGCATGAAGTAATAGGAGAAAAAACCATTGCTGATGCCATTTTAGATCGTATAGTACATGATGCACACCGGGTTGAATTAAAGGGGGAATCAATGAGAAGAAAACGAAAAACGGAGCTCGAAACCAGCTACGAATAATTATAACTTTTATTTACTAATTTTGAATCGCTTCTACTAGCATTTTCTACTACCGGCCGCCAGTTAATTAGGTGGTCAATTTGCCACGGAATCAGGTGGTCAACTTCTCCGAAATACCCACGATGCAATTAGATTCTTACGATAGGCAGTATGTAGCAGTAATAAATCAGCAAAAAGAAAGAGAGGTTTGGGTCAATTGCGAATGCAGGGGGAAGTATGACACAGATAGCTATAAATACAGATTGGTAGACGCGGATGACGGAGGAGATTGTTATTTTCGTGTCAAAGTAAATTTAGACAAGCATAAATATCATAGTTTGTCAGTGAATGGCGAGGCCTAAGAAGGATAGTTTAATTAGTGCTCTCTAATGATTTAACCTGATATTTCCTGGCGGGGCGGTATGGAACTATGATGCAAAACCGTTCTTTTCACCTTCTCTCTCGCGATCCCCTCTCACAAACAGGAGGGGTCGTGAGAGAGAAGGTGCAGCGCTAACCTTCCGTACCAGATTTTCTTGAAAGCCGCCCTTTCAAAGCCTGCATGTCTTCGCTAACCTTCGTATCCAGGATCTTCGCATAGATCTGTGTCGTACGAATATTAGTATGTCCAAGCATTTTAGAGACGCTTTCAATCGGCACGCCGTTTTGCAGGGTAATGGTCGTAGCAAACGTATGCCTCGCAACGTGTGAAGTGAGAAGCTTATCGATCCCGCAGATCACGGCAATTTCTTTCAGATAGTCATTCATCTTCTGATTACTCGGCACAGGTAAGACAAGCCCGCGCGATTCGCAAAGCTGATGATCTTTATATCGATCGAGAATTTGAAGTGCTTCTGGCAACAGCGGAATGTGCGATTTAACATTTGTTTTTGACCGCTGGCTGAAAATCCACTGTTCGCCGTCGATTCCTCGAGTTATCTGGCTTCGTTGGAGCCTCTGGATGTTAGAGTAGGCTAGGCCGGTGAAACAACAAAAGAGAAAAGTATCCCGCACCTGGGCGAGCCGATCGCTGACAAATTCTTTGCTCGCCATCAAGTCCAGTTCGGCTTTGGTCAGGATCGCCTTGTCGACCTTCTTAAACTTACCCTTGAAATTCAGATATGGATCAAGGTTCATCCATCCATTACCCAGGCAGATATTGACAATCTTCCGGAACATCTTCATATGCTTCACAACCGCGTTGTTGCCCATCTTGCGAACTGAACGGAGATAGAATTCATAGTCTGCGATGAAAGCGAAATCGATGCGGCTAATGTCAAAATCGCCGGTATTGAAGTGACCTTTCAAGAATGCCAATGTATGGCGTTCGAGCACCTTATAGCGGTTGAATGTGCCGATAGCATATTCTTGTCCCACCAAAGCCTTCATCCGCTCATTGTGATCGGCAATCACCTCCATCAATAGCCGCTGCGCAGGACCGACGCCCAGAAACTTGTTTTTGATTGTCTCTGCCGTTATCAAAGCATCGTCACGCACCAACGCAGCGTGTGCGTCCAGTAATTGCTGTTCCAAGTTGCCGAGGTAAGAATTAACCGACTTCACGGCCTCCTTCGCACCAAAAACTCGCCCTGCAACTGCATTCCACCGACTAGGCTCGCATTCACGCCCGGTCGTGAATTCCGCTCTTTTACTTTCAACCGTAATCCGCAAGTAAATCGGCACCGGACCTTTTTGATAATTCTTCGGCTTCTTCAAATAGAAAAGCAGACTGATCTTTGTTTTCATACCTTTTCAGGTTAAAAAGTTGAACAAAAGTAGTCTTGCAAGCCTAATCAGCACAAGATGTTTACGTGGTAAACAGGGTGTTACACAATGAGTTGTAGCGATTTTGGTGAGTAAAATTTGCAGATCATTGAACTCACCGAATTACTCACCAAAAATTTGTGGAAAATTGAATCTTTTGGCATATCCGGAAAAGAAAAAAGCCTGCTAATCGTTTGATTTGCAGGCTTTTGATGCTTTTTGCTACTTCTTCAAGTGATCCCGCTGGGATTCGAACCCAGGACCCATACATTAAAAGTGTATTGCTCTACCAGCTGAGCTACGGAATCGCTTACCGACTTGATTTGAAACTGTTCGATTCCAGTTTTGTACTTTATTGTTTTTGGCCTGAGTCCCTAAAAGCAGGCTGAATTTTAAATCTGTTTTCAGTCTTGTGATCCCGCTGGGATTCGAACCCAGGACCCATACATTAAAAGTGTATTGCTCTACCAGCTGAGCTACGGAATCGTACAATTTGTTGGATTAGCCGGGGCGTTTTCCGTAATTGCGATGCAAAAGTAGAATTCTTAAAAGTATAATGCAAGTGTTGATAAAGAAATACCTGTTTTTTTGTAGTTTAGTAGGTTTGCTTTTAGGCTCGAATCGGGGGTTTTCTGCTAACAAACAAGAGCTGAAATCTGCTGATTCTCTGTTTGCTATGGCCAGGTATACGGAGGCGGAGATCCTGTATAAAAAAAATTTTACTGAAGACGAAAAAAATAATCAGGCGCTGCTTTTAAAGCTGGCTTTTCTGTCGGAGAAGAGCAACAACTATACCGATTGCCTGTTTTACCTGAGCGAACTAGCGCTGGTAAACCCCTCCAGGAGGCTTTTTGAAAAAATGGATAAGATAGCCGCCGAACAGAACCTAAAGGGTTATGAGTTTGACGATTACAACTATTTTATAATTTTTTACAGGCGATATGGTGATTATATCCCCATATTGCTTCTAATTTTGGGGGCTTATATTGTTTTGATCATGGTATCAAAAACCCTCAAACGTGAGGGGATATTGACAATTCATAAGATTTCAATTGTTGTGTATCTGGGGGTGCTTTTAGGAATACTCAATATTCCGTCGTTATACAGGACTTGCGTGATTGTTAATCCGAACACGTTTCTGAGGGAAGAGCCTTCATCGGCGGCTGGCATTGTGGAAAGGGTAGGCAAGGGGCACAGAATCACCGTTATAGGCGCTGTTGATAACTGGAACCGGGTGATCTGGAATAACAGGATTGTTTATATCCGTAAAAATGATCTCAGAAATATCTGAGGGTTTTTAAACTGGTACCATTTTTGTAACCAGGTAAGTTTGTATATTTAGCTTTCTGTTTTATTAAATTAATTGATGTATGAAAAAGCCAATGAATCGTTTTTTACTATTTTTAACAGCATTACTTGTGACAGGCATGATGTCTTCCTGCAAGGAGGAGGGACCGCACAAGGATAACATAATCAAATTATCCGCCACTATTAATAGTCAACAAACTGTTCCGAGGGTTACTGCAACAGGGCAGGGAGTAGGTGTATTCGAATACAATAAGACAACCATGGAGTTGAAATACAATATTACCTTCCAGAATATCCAGCCCAAATTTGTTACCCTTAACCGTGCTGAACCAGCATGGGAAGCAGGGCCGGTTCTTTCCACACTTGCCACGAATCCTACCGGTACGCAGGTGCAAGGCACTTTTAAATTAAATGCAGAACAACAAACTGCCCTGGTGATTAAACAGCTTTATATCAATATCACTACAGAGGAAAATATATATGGTGCCATCAGAGGGCAGATCGTTCCTGACGGACAAACCTTCTGATACTCCTGACAATTTTAAGGATATTTTCATAAAGAGTACTGCCCGGAAAGTTAGCTTCCCGGGCAGTACTCTTTATCAATAGCCATTATTTCTTTTTCTTCTTCTTTTTACTGGCTTCGTAGTTTTCAACTTCTTTTAAAAGGGCATTCAGATCGTTGGAGGTATCACTCGTGAAATCCAGCGTTTCGGCATATTCGCCCTGGCTTAGCCTGACGACGTCTATCGGTTTACCCAGAAATTCCTCTATGGCCAGCAGCAAAGGTTTTTCCTCCGGACTGCAAAAGCTCACAGCCTGTCCTTTTTGCGTTCCCCGGCCGGTACGCCCCACCCGGTGTACATAGTTTTCGGTTTGTTCGGGGAGGTCATAATTCACCACAAAATCCACCTGTTCAATATCAATCCCTCTTGCCGAAACATCCGTGGCAATCAGTATCCTGACATCTCCGTTACGGAATTTATCCATAGCTTCAAACCTGACCTGCTGCTCTTTGTCCCCATGGATTGCCAGTGCCTGGATCCCCATTCTCTCCAATGCCGCCAGTACCCTCTCTGCCCTTACCTTAGTGCGTACAAAAACCAGTATCTTGCTGTCTTTGTGTTCATTCACAATCCTTTCCAGAAAAAACCTTTTATCATCCATATTTACAAAAGCGACGGCATGAGAAATATTACGGGCCACTTTGTCATTAGGTGAAATCTGGATGCGGATGGCTTTATGGACCAGCGAATATGCCAGCTTTTTTATTTTTTCATCAATGGTCGCTGAAAAAAATAAGGTCTGGTGATTTTTCGGTATGTACTTAATCACATCCTCAATATCCTTGATAAATCCAAGGTCCAGCATGTGATCCGCTTCGTCCAGTACCAGCGTGTGCACGCTGGTAAGTTTTATATGCCCTTGATTTACAAGGTCGAACATGCGGCCAGGTGTTGCCACGAGTATATCAATCCCTTTTTCGAGTTTTGCAATCTGCGGATCCTGCGCCACGCCACCCACGATGCCGTAAGTCTGGACCCTGGTATGTTTTCCTATTTTCTGAAAAACCTCGGTAATCTGGAAAGCCAGTTCGCGGGTAGGTACCATTACCAGGCATTTGATACCATCCGTACGCTTGGAAACCTTTTGTTTGTGAATAATATCGATGACAGGTATGGCAAATGCGGCTGTTTTACCGGTTCCGGTCTGGGCAATTGCCAATACGTCCTCACCTTTTAATATGGGTGGTATGGCCTTGAACTGTATGTCGGTAGGCTTTTTATAACCGGCTGTCTGCAGGTTCTGTTTGATCTCGTCGGCAATCCGGTAATCGTCAAATTTCATAATGTAAAGCGCGTCAGCAGGAAGATATCCCTGGTCCGTTATGGTTGTATCCTGCAAAGATAGCGGGCTGATCGGGTTATGTAAGATTATGGGCGATGTTATACAAAAAGAGATGGGCTGACCACCCATCTCTTTTAAATTCTGCAAAAAATAAGCATCAAAGAATATAAAATTTTGAATCCTCCATAACGATCGGCACATGTTTTTCCTTCATCATTTGTTTCAGGTCACGTTCAATGTTTCTGGATATGGAGATCATCGGTGTGTCCGTAGGTTTGTTTTCAAAGGGGTCCTGTAAATGAATCGCCATTTTTTCGATCAGGAAAAAGCAGGACGTAATCACAATCAGTACCGGTACCATCAGGAAGCCAAAGAGTTGCACCAGGCCGAATGGCAACAGCAAAATAAAGAAGTGCAGCGCCAGGTGAATATACAGGCTGTATGTAGAAGGGAAAACCGTGTTCTTTATCCGTTCACATTTTCCCATTGCATCGCATAACCGGGTGAGGGTACCATCAATTTCTACCTGCTGGTAAGGATTTACCCAGCCCTGTTTGAGCGCATTGTTAAGGTCTCTGCTATGCAACTGGAGCAGGGCAAGGTGTTTGGTATCAAAATCTCTGACGAAATTAAACTCTTCGTCGGAAACAAACTTTTGTATCAGCGGCCCGGGGTCCTCCTGTCTCAGGCCCTTGCCCAATGCGTAACACCAGGCTATTTGTCGGCGTATGAAACGATGTTTGAATGCATCGATACGGCCAGGTTCGTACGGATCGTCGATCAGAGATAGGATCTGACGGGCCAGGGTGCGTGAATCATTTACAATGGAGCCCCAGATGATCCTGGCCTCCCACCATCGGTCATAGGCCTGGTTGGAACGGAAAGCCAGCAGCAGGGATATGATGGTTCCGAGCACAGTGGGCACCGTCATGGGAATTGAAATGTTGGTAATATGAAAATTCTGATAAATGATTTCAATGGCGAAACCGTAAATCGTTACGAAGAGAATTTCATATTTTATTTTCCCGAAGACGTACCGGATCGGTATATTTTTTTTTAAAAGCATAAGTTGGTCTTGTCAAAGATGCCTAATGGGTCGTAACGGACCAGTCATTTTAAATTCTCTATTTCCAGATACTCCGGTTCCATTATTTCATCCACGTTGATCAGGGGCAGGCCTGCCTTTTTGATCACGGGTAAGGCGTCGATGCTGCTTTTTGAAATCAGCGGGATACCATAAGTTTCGGAGTAGGCTATTGCGTCTGCATCGTGGTAATCCAGGAAGTTTTTAAAGGCTGCCAGTTTGCTGCCATAAAAAAACTCAATCCGGATGGTAGATACCTGCGAAGTATACAGGTCTTTGATGGTTTTACATTCCTGCCAGAATTCTTCTGGGACAAAATCATACTCCTTTTTACGGTAACTTGAGAAGAGCAGATCCTGGATGTCGTCGGCTACGTGAAAAAGATGTGTGAACACAAAGCGTACCGGTTCATGAGATTCTTTGATTACAGCTTCGGCAATTCTGATGGAAGTTAAGGTGAAGTCGCTCGGGATTATAACAGTTTTCATATACTTATCTCTTTGGTTAACAGTGCATTTGATTTGTTAAATGATAATACAATGTTACATCCGGGATATTAGTACTGGCTAAAAGGGGCGTTATAATACGGTGAGAATATTATTAAAACGGGATTAGAATATTAGAATGAAATAAGGATGCCCTCAGTTTCCAAAAGGGAAGCGGGTGATAAAGCGGGTACCTATCCCCACTTCACTGTTCACGATAACCGTTCCCTGGTGCATTTTAATAATGTTATTGGCCAGCGGAAGTCCTATGCCATAGCCTTTGTATTTTTTGGTATTGCTGGCACGGAAAAACGGTACAAAAATCTGGGATATTTCTCGGTCCGGTATGCCGATTCCCTTGTCTGTAATTTCGACGGTCACATGATGTTTATCCGTACTGATCAGTATCTCCACCTTCTGGTTGTCTGAATACTTACAGCTGTTCAGTACGATATTGGTGAATGCAGCTTTTAGGAGCATGGCATTGCCATTTATAATGAGTAGCTGCTCATCGTCAGGTAGTTTATCAAAGTTAATTACTACCTGATTATCAGGGAAAATCTTGTCGACCGCTTCTTTTACCGATATA
Encoded here:
- a CDS encoding bestrophin family protein, yielding MLLKKNIPIRYVFGKIKYEILFVTIYGFAIEIIYQNFHITNISIPMTVPTVLGTIISLLLAFRSNQAYDRWWEARIIWGSIVNDSRTLARQILSLIDDPYEPGRIDAFKHRFIRRQIAWCYALGKGLRQEDPGPLIQKFVSDEEFNFVRDFDTKHLALLQLHSRDLNNALKQGWVNPYQQVEIDGTLTRLCDAMGKCERIKNTVFPSTYSLYIHLALHFFILLLPFGLVQLFGFLMVPVLIVITSCFFLIEKMAIHLQDPFENKPTDTPMISISRNIERDLKQMMKEKHVPIVMEDSKFYIL